DNA from Pseudomonadota bacterium:
TAAAGTCAAGGGACAGTCTGTCGCTATCAAACCGTAATGTATAAAAACTTTAAAGAAAAATATACTAGCGTTTCAGGAGTAGAGATATTTCTCCGAAACGGCGGAGAGGGTCCCCCCCTATTGCTGCTACATGGTTACCCTCAGAACCATATCATGTGGCATATGGTTGCCCCAAAGCTAGCAAATTATTTTACGTTAATCTGCCCAGATATGCGAGGTTATGGACGTTCAGATAAGCCAGCACGAGTGCAAAACTTTGAAAATTTCTCAAAACGCGTAATGGCTAATGATATGGTGAAAGTCATGGAAACACTTGGCTACAACAAGTTTAGTGTAATTGGTCATGATAGAGGAGGGCGATGCGGCTATCGTTTGGCTTTATATTTTCCCGATAGATTAAAAAAACTTGTTGTGCTTGATATCGTGCCCACGTACGAACAATTAATTCGTTTGAATGCGAGAGGCGCATACGGTGGTTTTCATTGGTATTTTATGGGCCAGGAACCAGGCTTTCCAGAGAAACTAATTGGTGCCAACCCCGAGTTTTATTTTACGTTTTTGTGCAATAAATGGGCCGGCAAGGAAGATCCTTTCACTCCGGAAGCACACGAACAGTGCATTGCTGATTTCAAAAACCCTGAAACTATTCGTGCAACTTGTGATGAATATCGTAATAATGTCCGGGCAGATTTCGAACATGATAAAACTGACAAGGAGTCAGGACATAAAATCTCGTGCCCCACTTCAGTGCTATGGGGCAATCTAGGCAGGCCGGGTAGAAATGAGAGCCCGTTAGAAATATGGCGCGGGTGGGCCGTGGACGTGCAGGGACGGGGGCTCGAATGTGGACATTTTCTAGCTGAAGAATTGCCTGATGAGAGGGCAGCTGAGATAACGTCATTTATGGTGGATTGAAAAATATGGCTCGCAAAGGGATCTTACTCGCCGGAGGTGCAGGCACTAGGCTGTATCCATTAACATTAGCAATCAGCAAGCAACTGATGCCTGTATATGACAAGCCTCTGATCTATTACCCTTTATCAGTTCTGATGTTGGCACGTATTAAAGATGTTTTGATTATCTCGACGCCCGAAGATTTGCCTATTTTTAAGAGATTACTTGGTGACGGAACGGCGCTTGGAATGTGTTTTCAGTATGCGACTCAACGATCACCCGATGGTATCGCACAATCTTTCTGTATAGCTAAAAATTTCCTATCAGGTAGCCCTGCTGCATTAGTTCTTGGTGACAACATCTTTTATGGACAAGGCCTTAGTGCTAGATTGCAGGCTGTAAATGCTAAAGAGATGGGTGCGACAGTATTTGCATATGCGGTCAAGGATGCGAAACGCTACGGCGTGGTTGAGATGAACGAATTTGGACGCGCCATTTCAATTGAAGAAAAACCTGCTCAGCCGAAATCCAATATGGCAGTCACAGGGCTATATTTCTGTGATAATGAGGCAGTTGACATCGCATCGACATTGACCCCCTCTGCAAGAGGTGAACTTGAAATTACAGACTTGTTAAATGATTATATGGCACGAGACGCCCTCAATGTGGAACTGTTGGGGCGCGGCTTCGCATGGCTTGATACCGGCACACATGACTCGCTTCTTGACGCGTCAACTTACGTCGCTGCTATCGAGCGCCGACAAGACCAAAAGATCTCTTGTTTGGAGGAAATTGCTTGGCGGAATAAATGGATTAGTGACCAGGAGCTGTTAGCGTTAGCACAACCATTTTCTAAATGTGCATATGGTGTCTATTTAAAATCCT
Protein-coding regions in this window:
- a CDS encoding alpha/beta hydrolase yields the protein MYKNFKEKYTSVSGVEIFLRNGGEGPPLLLLHGYPQNHIMWHMVAPKLANYFTLICPDMRGYGRSDKPARVQNFENFSKRVMANDMVKVMETLGYNKFSVIGHDRGGRCGYRLALYFPDRLKKLVVLDIVPTYEQLIRLNARGAYGGFHWYFMGQEPGFPEKLIGANPEFYFTFLCNKWAGKEDPFTPEAHEQCIADFKNPETIRATCDEYRNNVRADFEHDKTDKESGHKISCPTSVLWGNLGRPGRNESPLEIWRGWAVDVQGRGLECGHFLAEELPDERAAEITSFMVD
- the rfbA gene encoding glucose-1-phosphate thymidylyltransferase RfbA; amino-acid sequence: MARKGILLAGGAGTRLYPLTLAISKQLMPVYDKPLIYYPLSVLMLARIKDVLIISTPEDLPIFKRLLGDGTALGMCFQYATQRSPDGIAQSFCIAKNFLSGSPAALVLGDNIFYGQGLSARLQAVNAKEMGATVFAYAVKDAKRYGVVEMNEFGRAISIEEKPAQPKSNMAVTGLYFCDNEAVDIASTLTPSARGELEITDLLNDYMARDALNVELLGRGFAWLDTGTHDSLLDASTYVAAIERRQDQKISCLEEIAWRNKWISDQELLALAQPFSKCAYGVYLKSLIQRG